The following proteins are encoded in a genomic region of Pan troglodytes isolate AG18354 chromosome 2, NHGRI_mPanTro3-v2.0_pri, whole genome shotgun sequence:
- the ACTL11 gene encoding actin, acrosomal process isoform-like codes for MLTGPVPLGMPLQFDERILTHVPNTSWSKPDGEKSEPSHTIWMLDPSMAPSRMPDASIVQTKKLQWMNSEPAAPADTQEVPRSLLQEDIGSHEEVIPAHPDNPQAKDAGQTLLTGQILLAGQPPLPEHPLTDQPPLTGQTPLARNPSLSKEPPITKEPTLSRWSPNPGEPGQVSTQEDEPLGLPTHVGVFQVPLTPEETCIYMSRDKVGISNTQHSITHQQQPGNSPRTQEEQLPLITFTTPGTGRKVLPMAMVATEPQSAPFKLTAEDLTHLSVVAHLELPHGACYELVSTMDALPVRSPVLCCHSLGPFQDMAAVVIDTGTGFTKCGLAGEDHVLSVIPSRVQLLQHPAQGQPRYAVPENQVGSYSVLNRGVVYDWDALEVLWQHLFYCRLGVQPEKLSVLVADSPISPLTNREKVAEILFEHFHVPAMQTVHQALLALYAYGRTTGLVLGSGHGTSYVAPILTGDLAPLDTYRLDVAGADLTDYLAQLLQRSGHSLPQAGLINQMKEACCYVAMDVAAERAHTQAQAEVDFVLPDKQVITLGPERFCCPEALFQPNLIGLNQLGLPQLALLSISRLEAKQQEQLLANVVLDGGSTLMSGFPERLRQELGPGATVLGSPHRAVAAWLGGSIMASRSSFQSLWLSCQEYEEEGPWAIYKYQL; via the coding sequence ATGCTGACTGGGCCTGTTCCACTGGGGATGCCCCTTCAATTTGATGAGAGGATACTGACCCATGTCCCTAATACTAGCTGGTCCAAGCCTGATGGTGAAAAAAGTGAACCTAGTCATACCATCTGGATGCTAGACCCTTCCATGGCACCCTCTAGGATGCCAGATGCCTCCATAGTCCAGACCAAGAAACTGCAGTGGATGAACTCAGAGCCTGCTGCACCAGCCGATACCCAGGAAGTGCCCAGATCCCTCCTCCAGGAAGACATAGGCAGCCACGAAGAGGTCATTCCTGCTCACCCTGATAACCCTCAGGCCAAAGATGCTGGACAGACTCTCCTCACTGGGCAGATCCTCCTTGCTGGACAGCCACCCCTACCTGAGCACCCCCTTACTGATCAACCCCCTCTCACTGGGCAGACACCCCTTGCTAGGAATCCCTCTTTATCTAAAGAACCCCCCATCACCAAAGAGCCCACTCTTTCAAGATGGTCCCCCAACCCTGGAGAACCTGGCCAGGTCTCCACCCAGGAAGATGAGCCCTTAGGCCTGCCTACTCATGTAGGGGTATTTCAGGTGCCCCTGACCCCTGAGGAGACCTGTATCTATATGAGTAGAGACAAGGTTGGCATCAGTAATACTCAGCACTCCATCACGCATCAGCAGCAACCTGGCAACTCCCCTAGGACCCAGGAGGAGCAGCTTCCCTTGATCACATTTACCACACCTGGCACTGGACGCAAGGTCTTGCCCATGGCCATGGTGGCCACTGAGCCCCAGAGTGCCCCATTCAAGCTGACAGCTGAGGATCTTACACACTTATCAGTAGTTGCACACCTTGAACTGCCCCACGGGGCCTGCTATGAACTGGTGTCCACCATGGATGCTCTGCCAGTTCGGTCGCCAGTGCTCTGCTGCCACTCACTGGGACCCTTCCAGGACATGGCGGCCGTGGTGATTGATACAGGCACAGGATTCACCAAATGTGGACTGGCTGGAGAGGACCATGTCCTCAGTGTCATACCCTCACGAGTTCAGCTGCTGCAGCACCCAGCCCAGGGCCAGCCACGATATGCAGTGCCTGAAAACCAAGTGGGATCCTATTCAGTGCTGAACCGTGGTGTGGTCTATGACTGGGATGCACTAGAGGTGCTATGGCAGCACCTGTTCTATTGCAGGCTGGGTGTGCAGCCCGAGAAGCTGTCCGTGCTCGTAGCCGACTCGCCTATCTCACCACTCACCAACCGAGAAAAGGTGGCTGAAATACTCTTTGAGCATTTCCATGTCCCAGCCATGCAGACAGTGCATCAGGCCCTGCTGGCGCTCTATGCTTATGGACGTACCACTGGACTGGTGCTGGGCAGTGGCCATGGCACTTCCTATGTGGCACCCATCCTCACTGGGGATCTGGCCCCACTTGACACCTACCGGCTGGATGTGGCTGGTGCTGACCTTACTGACTACTTGGCCCAGCTGCTGCAGAGAAGTGGCCACTCACTGCCCCAGGCAGGACTGATCAACCAGATGAAAGAGGCCTGCTGCTACGTGGCCATGGATGTGGCAGCTGAGAGGGCCCACACCCAGGCGCAGGCCGAGGTGGACTTTGTGCTTCCAGACAAGCAGGTTATCACTCTGGGGCCTGAGCGCTTCTGCTGCCCTGAGGCCCTCTTCCAACCCAATCTGATAGGTCTCAACCAGCTGGGCCTTCCACAGCTGGCCCTCCTAAGCATCAGCCGGTTGGAGGCCAAGCAGCAGGAGCAGCTACTGGCCAATGTGGTACTGGACGGTGGCAGCACCCTCATGAGTGGCTTCCCTGAGCGCCTGAGACAGGAGCTGGGCCCTGGTGCCACTGTGCTGGGGTCTCCCCACCGTGCAGTTGCTGCCTGGCTTGGGGGCTCCATCATGGCATCCCGGAGCTCTTTCCAGAGCCTGTGGCTCAGCTGCCAGGAATATGAGGAAGAGGGCCCATGGGCTATCTATAAGTACCAGCTGTGA